The segment TTATATATAATTGCTGCTTATACTCCCCTTTTTATCCTGCTGGTAAAAGCAGAACAAAAAAAGACAATCTTAAATAGAATCATTCTTCTACTTAAGATTGTCTTTTCTTTGATAAACAAAGGGAAAACTATCTTTAGTCTTTATATTTCGGCGTTTCACTCAGATAAATCCAAGCAAAAATCCAATATTTTATTTCAAGACAATATTTGTAAAGGCAAATTGAGTGAATGAATCATAATCTCTTAATATAGCTTCTATATTCCAACCGGTTTGTTCCTCGACCTGAGTTCTAAACTTTTTCTTGAACAACAGAGACAGATGAAAGTCCACTTCAAGCTTTAAGCTTGGTACCTCACCTTCTAATGCAGCAGATCTAGAAGCTCTCGGATGCTTGGCTTGCAAGGTTATTATGTTTTGATCGATTGTTACCTTTAGCAAAGTGGTGCCAGCACCAAATAAATCTTTTGATACTTTATTATAGATTTGAGAAAGCAATCTCTTCATTTCATTCGAATCTATGATAATCACCTGCCAAACAATTTATATCTGTATTATACATACCTTTTTATCCTCTGACAATAGAATGTGCGTATTTTAATTAAAAAAATATAAAAAAATAGATACAAACATAAACTTTTAAGTCAAAATACGAACTATCCAAGCTGAAGCTTTGTTATTATACACATTGAGATACTAGAAAAAAGCACTCTTAGTCGTATATTTTATCCTGTATCCTGTAAAAATACGAGGTACTTGTCAGATTATCTGACCTTATTCCTTTGCACCTGGTCCATTTTAATATTGTTACATCATATCATTATTAAATTATTTAGAAAATTACTTTTTTCAAAAAAAAGCAGGATTCTTTGGAATCCTGCTCTTTAGACAGAATGAACTACTTAAAGGATAGTTTCCCACTAACCCAATAAGAGTCACACCTATCTGCTTCAACCCGAAACAATTTTAATTTTATGTTTCTATTATTTGTCTGCTTTAAGTCTTATTTTTCTTCCTGTCTAATCTTCTCGATTTCGTCTGCTACGAATTGCACTTGTGTACCAACGATTACTTGAATGCTTGTCGGTCCGACAATATTGATTCCCGGCACGCCTGTAGCTTTGATTTTGCTTTGATTAACTGTATTCATATCTTTCACTTCAATTCTTAACCTTGTTACACAGTTATCAACAGATGCGACATTTGCATCTCCGCCCAAGCCCTCGTAAATTTCTGACGCCATAACAGCAAACTTATTGTCATTATTTATTGGTGCTGTAGCAACCGCTTCTTCTGCTGTTTCTTCTTCTCGTCCTGGTGTGGACAAATTAAACTTCGTGATAAGAAAACGGAACAGTGTGTAATAGATACAAGCGAAAACTAAACCTTGAACAATCAGCATATACGGTTTGTTTGCAAGTGGCAGTCTTGAGCTTAAGATAAAGTCAATTAAACCTCCACTGAAGGAAAAACCTGCAGTCCAATGGAAGGCAGCCGCAATTGCCAAGGAGAAGCCAGTAAGCACTGCATGAACTAAATAAAGTCCAGGTGCCGCGAACATAAAGGCAAACTCAATTGGTTCTGTCACACCTGTTACGAATGCAGCAATACCTGCTGCCAGCATAAGGGACGCAATTTGCTTCTTTCTTTTTGTTTTTGCTGTATGGTACATTGCTAAAGCAGCTGCTGGCAAGCCGAACATCATCACAGGGAAGAATCCTGCTTGATACATGCCTGTTACACCTTTTTCTCCTTTACCATTCCAGAAGTTCCCTATATCATTAATTCCAGCTAAATCAAACCAGAATACGGCATTTAAAGCATGATGGAGACCTGTCGGGATAAGCAGCCTGTTGAAGAAACCATATAAACCAGCTCCAATTGCTCCCAATTTACTGATTTGTGTTCCAAATGATACTAAACCACTGTAAATAGCCGGCCATAAGAACAAGAGAATAACTGCAATTACTAGCATGCTGACAGCACTTAAAATCGGCACAAGTCTTTTTCCGCTGAAAAACGCAAAAGCGGCGGGAAGCTGCGTTTTACTGAACTTGTTATACATCACGGACGCAACAATACCGGAAAGCATCCCAATAAAGGCATTTTCAATTTTTGCGAATGCAACATTCACATCCTCCGGATTAATGCCTTGAAGCATTGCGACGGAATCTGTGGATAACAATGTTTTAATCACAAGAAAAGCAACTAAACCACTTAATGCAGCAGAACCGTCCTTGTCCTTAGATAACCCTAACGCCACCCCTACTGCAAACAAATATGGAATATTATCAAGAATGGAAGAACCTGCCTTGATTAGAAAAGCGGCAGTTGGACTGTCTGCTCCCCATCCTGAAGGGTCGATTGCATAACCTATCCCCATAAGTATCGCTGCCGCTGGCAATACAGCTACAGGCAGCATTAAAGCTCGACCAAGTTTTTGCAAATAAGCTTTCATCATTTTTTCCCCTTTAGTTTCTAATAAAAAATACTCTATATATAATGACTGTAGAAAAACCTTTCCTTTATATTTAAGGTCTCAATTCCTTCACATCATGGAAGTACTGTTGAATTGCTTTCTTTAAATGACCAGCAGAGCCTTCCAAAAATGTCTTTGCTTCCTTTGATGTGCTGCCTGTCAATAGAATAAAAGCAGCTGATTTCAGGTCATAATCTGTGTCCTCAAGAGCTGATCGCGCCTCTTCCTCTGTTGCAGCTGTCATGTTAATTAGCATCTGCACAGCTCTGTTTACAAGCTTTCTGTTAATCAGCTTCATATCTATCATTTCATTTTGATACGTTTTGCCAAGCTTTGTCATTGTTGCAGTCGAGAGCATATTCAAAATCATTTTTTGGGCAGTTCCTGCCTTAAGTCTTGTTGAACCCCTAATAACCTCTGGCCCTGTCGGCGCCTCAATTCCGATATCACAAATTGCTGTTAATGCAGTACTCTCGTTGTTGCTAACCCCAACTGTAAGTGCGCCAATGTCAGCTGCATACTCAGCTGCAGCAAGGACGAAAGGCGTAGAGCCGCTCGCAGTTACTCCAATCACAACATCTGCTTGCGTTAGGGAATGGCTTTTCAGAGCAGTAATGATCCAGCTATCGTCGTCTTCTGTTTCTTCAAGAGAATTCCACATCGCCTCATAGCCACCAGCAAGAAGGGGAACCCATCTGTTTTGCGCAATAGAAAAGGTCGGGACTAGTTCAACTGCATCAACGACAGCTAATCTCCCGCTCGTTCCTGCTCCTATAACAAAGCATCTGCCTCCAAGCTGCCATCTAGCAGCAATCGCCTCAACAGCATGACTTATTTGAGTAAGTGCCCCGCTGACTGCCCCTGCAACTGCTTCGTCTTCTTTGTTCATGAATTGGACAATCTCAAACGCAGACCATTCATCCAACCCAACACTATGAGGGTTTTGATGCTCGGTTCCTGTTAATTCGGTCATATTTTCACCTCTTCATATCGATGACAAATTTATAACGATCTCCTCTGTATATCGATTTAACATACTCAAACGCTTCACCGTTTTGTAAATAGCTGAACCTTTCGATTAGTAAAACAGGGTCGCCTTCTTCAATTTGCAAAATAGAGCATTCGCTTTTTTGAGCAAGTGATGACTCCAGTGTTTGTGTGGCATGACTGATTTGGAGATTCAGCTCATTTTCAATATATTCGTAAAGAGATGCATAAACAGTATCTTCTGTTAAGTCAGTGATGATATTTGCCGGTAAATAGGATATTTCAAGTGCCATTGGACTTTCATCTGCCAGCCTCAGCCGGCTTACTTCATATACCGGCACACCTTCTGCTATCTTCAGCTTTGCGGCAATATTCTTGTCAGAGCTTATTTGCTGGAAGGAAAGAATTTTCGTTAACGGCTTTAATCCCCTTGAACGCATATCCTCTGAAAAGCTCGTCAAACCAGAAAGGGGCTGCTCAACCTTTTGTTCTGCGACAAATGTTCCCTTTCCCCGCTTTCTAACTAAGATGCCTTCATTAACAAGATTATTAATTGCTTGACGGACAGTCATTCTGCTTATGTCATATTTCTCTGAGAATTCTCGTTCAGAGCTGATTGGGTCTCCTGGATTGAGTCCTTTCACAATCTCCTTGATTTCCATCTCCAGCTGAAAATAGATTGGAATATGGGAATCCTTAATAATCAACGGTTAACACTTCCTTCTTTTTCCTTCAATAACGCCAATGCTTCACTGTCTGCAATAATAGTTACATCAGGATGCTCCTTCAAAATAGAGGCAGGAATATCCTCTGTCACATCTGTTTTGAAGAGGTTATATAATATTGGTGCTTTCTTTGCCCCTGATGCCAGTAAAATGATTTTTTTGCTTTTCATAATAGTCGATATTCCCATTGAAATAGCGTGTGTTGGCACATCATCCTTATTCTCGAAATATCTTGCATTGGCTTCTCTTGTTGATGGATCCAATTCAACTACACCAGTCTTTGAGGAGAAGGGTGTTCCAGGTTCATTAAACCCAATATGGCCATTCTCGCCAATTCCAAGTACTTGAAGATCCACTCCGCCTAAATCTTCAATCAGTTGCTCATAATCCTTTGCATCTTGCTCATATGGCGGTGTTTCCGCCTTTGGAAGATGAATATTTTCTCGTTTAAGATTGATATGGTCGAACAGGTGCTGATCCATATAATAGGTATAGCTTTGATCACTGTTCTTTTCTAACCCGACATATTCATCTAAGTTAACTGTTTTAATGTTTTCATAAGATGTTGTATTTTGCTTATAGTCGTCTACAAGTCGTTTATAGGTTCCTGCAGGTGTTCCTCCTGTTGCCAAACCAATCACAGCCTCTGGCTTTTCCTTCACCAGATTAATTACAACCGCTGCTGCTTGCTCACTCATTTGTTCATAGTTATCAACTTCTATCCATCTCATTACAATGCACCTCCAGATTTTGTGGCAATTATTCCTTTGCATATTGTCAAGACCACTTCATTGTTTGCATTTAATACAACCAAGTCCGCGTCCTTTCCTGCTTTTATACTTCCTTTTTTATCTAAAACACCAATCTGCCTTGCTGGATTATAGGAACCCATTATAATGACATCCTCTAAGGAACAGCCTGTAAATGCCATCATATTAGTAAGGGCATCGTTCATTTTTAACGTGCTGCCAGCGAGGGCTCCACTTTCTAACAGAGCTTTTCCATCTTTAACAATCACCTTTTGGCCACCGAGTGAGGAAATTCCATCTTCAAGCCATTTTGCTCTCATGCTGTCAGTGATTAAGATAATTTTATCCTTCCCTTTTTGCTTAAACGTCAATTTGACGATTTCCGGATGAATATGAACTCCATCGACAATCATCTCTGTCGTCAGCTCATCATGAAGGAGCGCAGCACCTGCTGTACCAGGATCTCTATGATGGAAGCCTCTCATCCCATTATATAAATGGGTAACATGATTCACTCCCGCGTTGATAGCATCGACTACCTCCTCATATACAGCATCAGTATGCCCCATTGAAGCAACAATGCCATTTTCTTTTAAATAGGCTGCCAACTCTAGCCCATTTTCTTTTTCAGGCGCTAATGTTACTAGTCGAATATGGTCACAAGCTAGTGCATTCCATTTTTTGAAAAGCTCAATGTCTGCCGTCTTAATAGCATTTAGCGGCTGTGCGCCTGCTCTCTTTTCATTAATAAATGGGCCTTCAAGATGAATTCCAAGCATTTCTGCTTTACCTGGACTATTGTCAGTTTTCATATAGGAAGCAATGCTTTCTATAGCAGCTTCAATCTCTTCTTGCCCTTGTGTCATAGTTGTTGCCAAGAAGCTAGTCGTTCCTTCATACGGTAAAATCCTTGCGATTGTCCCTAGACCATCCTTTGACCCATCCATCGCATCAGCATCTTTTGCCCCATGAATATGAATATCAATCATTCCGGGAATGAGTTTGCTCCCCTTTGGAAAAGATATTGTCTGTACATTCTCTTTCTCCTCTTTCCAATCAGCAGTTTTCCCATAAGACTGGATGCTTCCTTGTTCGATAAGCAAGAAGCCGTCGTAAATAACTTCGTCTTCTGTATAAATGGTTAAGTCCTTAAGAAGTAAAGACTCGCCAGTACTCTTGATTGACATAACATAATCCCTTCTTACTTTCATTTATTTATAAACTATATAACTAGATGTCTATACCAGTTATCTTAAGATGTATTAATTCTAGCAAAAATCTGCAATATTGCTAGAATTTTGTTAGATTATTTGGTCCTTACCGGAAACCGCTTACAGACAAATTATAAATGAAAACTATTTACTTTGTCAATACAGCTTATAGTCTTTACTACCTTTTGGATTTTATTACTAAAATAAGCATAATTTCACGAAAAATGTATAGTTTTATATTAAATATTCAATAATGATACTACCCTTTTTAATCATTTAGAAACATAAATAAAACTATACAGAAAGCTTGGATGATAGATGAACCTTCTCTCTTTTGCTTTGAAAAATAAAAATGTCAGCGACTATGAAATTATTCAGCATCAAAGTAAAACAATTGATCCTCTTGTAACAGTAGTCACCCCTGTTTTCAACAATGCTGCAACAATTAAGAAAACAATCGATTCTGTTTTAAATCAAACATTAAGAGATCAAATTGAATATATTCTTGTAGACGATGGTTCAACAGACAAGACCCGGTCCATTCTCCTTGATTACAGCAGTAAACATCCAAATATAAAGCTTGCACTGCTAAAAAGGAATACTGGCACACCTGCTTTTCCTAGAAACTTAGGAATAGAGCTTGCTAGAGCTCCGTATATTTCGTTCCTTGATGCCGATGATTGGTTCGAATTATCAGGATTAGAGAAGCTTTATCGCGTGCTTGAGGAGACCGGCGATGATTATGTTGTCGGGAAAACGGTGAAAATACGGACGGATGGAACCTCTATTGTAGGCGAACACGAATCCAGCACAGAGCGGAGAAATGTTCCACCAGCCTCTATCCCCCATATTTTCCATCACTTAGGTCCAAGGGCAAGAATGATGAAAACAAGGATAATTAAAGATAATAACATCCAATTCCCTGCAATGAAGTTTGCAGAGGACAAGCAGTTCTTTATGGATGTATTGGCTTGCTGCAAAACCATCTCAACAACTAAAGAAGTCATCTACTATTTGAACAGGCAAAACGAAAATAATGGCTCCTTAACTTCACGCACAAATGTGCTCGACAAGATGAAATGCAATCAAAAGGTGATACGTTACTTTAAAGAAAAAGAGCTTGATTCTGACATTAAAAAGATGATATTGAACAGATTGTTCGAATTCGACTGCTTTACAGGCTTCATCAATCGCTATCATACGCTTAGAACAAATAGTCCGACATACAAACAAAAAGCCAATGACTATATGAAGAGAAAAGCCTATACTTGGACAATGAAAAAAACATTAAAAGCAGCAAATGATTTGGATTATGACATTACCGACCATTTCTTTAAACCGATTAACAAGGTGTGCTATGAGCTTTTTAAGAAGGGAAAATATAGCGAGATTGAAGAACTGTTTCGGTGGCATGCAAATGAAAAAATAAAGAGCTATCATTTTCTTGAAAATAAGGCCTTCTTTATAACACCATTGCAGGACCCTTATAAATATATCCAGATTCCAATGTATGCAGAGCTCACTGACTGCATTGTCGTTAATGACCATATCCAACTCCATATTAAAGCAGTTGGTGACAATTCTGTCTGCATAAATGAGCTTTTGCTTCGCAACAGGCAGTCGCAAGCCTCAGAATTTATCGTACAAGCCTCTGTGCAAAATAATGGTGAAGGCGTTTTGTCATTGCCGATAGATTGGATAAATTCTCTGCCGAAATCTGTTTATAATATTTACTTACGCTACAATGACTATCAAAAGGTCCAATTGCATATTCCGAAGCTAATGGAAAGCTTAAAAAGTGCGCAGCACAAAAACTGCCACTTGTATTCAACCATTAATCAGAACTTGGCATTGAAAGTTAAATAGTGTTAAAAACAGGAGCGTACAGCCTAGGATAAAACTGAACTATTCTATCGATGGTTCAGTTTTTTGTGTTTTGGGTTTAAATACTTAAATGAGAAACCATAGTGTAATGGAGCGGAGGACACTCGACTACTAAGGGAAATAGAGGAGGCTTTAGCTTCCTCCCCGCGGAAAACAAGTGTGTGTAGCGTAATGAAACGAATTAATTTTACAGCCATACTCTATTAAGAATCACATCTTAGTCTATTTTCTATTATCATTCAAATTTCGGCAGCCAATTTCCGTGTGCTTCTATTAAATCGTCACACATAGCAACAATATCATCCATTGACAGTTCTGCTGCTGTATGTGGATCAAGTAAGGCTGCTTGATATATATGTTCTCTTTTTCTTGAGACAGCAGCTTCAATAGTTAAAAGCTGTGTATTTATATTCGTTCTGTTTAATGCGGCCAGCTGTTCTGGAAGCTCCCCAATATAGCATGGCAATATTCCGTTTCTATCAACAAGACATGGTACCTCAACACATGCTTTTTCAGGCAGATTACTGATAAGCCCGCCAGTATTCAGAACGTTTCCGCCAAATTTAAAAGGTATATTTGTTTCAACTGCCTCAATGATTCGTGACCCATATTCATGGGAGCGCACATGTGTTAAATTGCTGTTATGTACAAGCTCCTCCCGCATTTTTTTCCAGTTTTCGATTTGCTGGACACAGCGACGAGGGTATTCATCTAACGGAATCTGAAATCGATCAATCAGTTCAGGATAACGGCTCTTTATAAAGTATGGATGATATTCGGCATTATGCTCTGATGACTCCGTTACATAATATCCGAATTTATCCATTAATTCGAATCGCACCATGTCTGTATGCTTTTCCAGCTGCTTTTCCTTCGCACGCCTTTTTATTTCTGGATAAAGGTCTTTCCCGTCTGCCTTTACCTCCAACAGCCAAGCCATATGGTTAATACCGGCAATTTTCTCCTCCACATTTTTGGCCTTTATCCCGAGTGACTTTAATAAATGTGATGTACAAACCTGAACACTGTGACAAAGCCCGACTGTTTTGACATTTGTGTAGCGCAGCATCGCTCCAGTAAGTGCTGCCATCGGATTAGTATAATTTAGAAACAATGCATCTGGACAAACCTCCTCCATGTCCGCAGCAAACTCAAGCATGACAGGAATTGTTCGTAAGCTCCGAAAAATACCGCCGATTCCAACAGTATCTGCGATTGTCTGGCGCAGTCCGTATTTCTTTGGAATCTCAAAGTCTATGACCGTACTTGGCTTATAGCCGCCAACTTGAATAGCATTTATGACATACTTTGCTCCTCTTAGTGCTTCCTTTCGGTTTGTGTACGCCTTTATAGTAACATGGCAATTATAATTATTTTTTAGATTGTTTAGCATATTCTCTGAATCCTTGAGCCGCACCTCATCAATATCAAACAGTGCAAATTCAAATCCCTCAAGGGCAGGTACCATCATACAATCTCCCAGAACATTTTTTGCAAATACAGTACTTCCTGCACCGATAAAAGTGATTTTAGACATATATTTCTCCCCTTTAATCGTTTATCATCCTGCTATTTTTTTGTTTACTCAATATGTTTCGATGTGCATGTTTGACATTCCAAGTCAGCCACAATGCTACTGTGCTTCCGAAGAAGAACAAGAAGAATCCGGCAAGCTGGCTGTATGCAGCAAAAATCGTGATACAGCCGATCATCATAACGGCACTCTGTACAATTCGTGTGATGCTCATAAACAGCATATCTCTTAACACTTCTTTTATTGTCCGTTTTTTTTCTACTAATAAAGGAAATAAATACGGCAGCATTATGAGATATACAAAGGTAATAGTCAGTAGAGTATATCTGAAAATGGCTAAAATAGTACTCTCAGCTTGGAAAAAAAACTGTAAATCGACGTACAGCAATATTCCTGCAAATAGAATAATTGCTCCAAGCAAATTCGCCTGTATGAAATATTCTTTAAACTTAGCGACAAACATCGAAAATATCGGACCGTCGTCTCCCCCATCCATCCATTGTCTAATTAAATAAAACATTGCTGCAGCAGCTGGAAAGAAGCCAAACAGAATAAGGCCGCCAAGTGTAAAGAGCATCCATAGTGCATTAACATAAAGCAAACGGTACACCCATATGCAAGCTTTCATCATTTTGTTGTTGATAAGATCACCTCATTAATGAATCAACCTTTAGAGCCAGTCAAAGCGATGCCTTCAATAATTTGTTTTTGCGCGAAAATGTACACAATGATAACAGGAATAATGGAGATTGTTGTACCAGCCATCATCAGTGACCAGTCTGTAAAATACAAGCCTTTAAACGTATTAAGAAGCAGTGGCACTGTGAATTTTTCAGGTGTCGTTAAATAAATCAACGGCTCTAAAAAGCTGTTCCAAATTCCCATAAAAGCAAATATCCCAAACGCAGCAAGCGCTGGCTTTATCAATGGCAAAATGATGCTGCGGTATATCCTAGCAGGGTTTGCTCCGTCAAGGACAGCTGCTTCAATCTGTTCATTCGGTATGCCTCTAATAAACTGTCGCAGCAAAAACACACCAAAGGCATTGAATAATCCAGCCGGAATGATTAAGGATAAATGCGTATCAATCCACCCAAATGCGTCCATAATCAGGTAAAGCGGGACCATCGTCACTTGCTTTGGAATCATCATTGTCGCCAAAAACAGGATGAACAGCAGATTAGAGCCGCGAAATCGCATTTTTGCAAATGCAAAGGCAGCCATCGAACAGGTCAGCAAGTTTAATAGGACAACGATTGCCGTTATATAGAAGCTATTAAAATATGCTTTTGCAAATGGCATTGCTGTTAAGGAATTAGGGTAGTTTTGGAAATTAACAGGATTCGGGAACCATTTTGGCGGCACAAGGAAAATTTGGGACATATCTTTAAGAGAACTGCTTATTGTCCAAAGGAAGGGAGCAACCATTAAAAATGCCCCAGCAATCAACACAAGATGGAGCAGGATGCGCAGCAATGAAATCTTTTTCTTTTTACGTAATGGAACAGCTGCTTGAGGGACTGGATTCACTGATGCGTCATTGATCTTCATAATGCACCCACCTTTTCGACATTTTAAATTGAATGAGCGTAAATACTAGAATAATGACAAACAACACCATTGCCGCTGCAGAGCTTATACCCATTTTGAAATCGACAAAGGCTGCTTCGTATATATGATATACAAATGTGTAGCTCGATTTAGCAGGACCGCCGCTTGTCATGACATAAGCCTGATCGAAAACCTGGAAGGAGGAAATGACAGCCATAATGGCAATAAAAAAGGTTGTCGGTGACAAAAGCGGCAATGTAATATGGCGAAGCTTCTGCCATTTTGTCGCCCCGTCTATCTCTGCTGCCTCATAGTAGGATTTAGAAATCCCTTGAAGACCTGCTAAGAAAATGACCATATTATGACCTAACCCCCACCATATGCTCAAAATCGCAATGGATGGCATTACCCAATTTGTATCTGTCAGCCACATTGGCCCTTGTATCCCAAAGTTTGCGAGAATTTGATTTAATATGCCGAAATCTCCATTTAAAATCCACATCCAGATAACTCCGATAGAAACAGAGCTTGTTACTACAGGCATAAAGTAAAAAAGTCGATAGAAGTTTTTCCCTTTGATTTTATTAAGAGCAACCGCTACTGATAAGGACAAAGCGATGCTGGCAGGAATGACTAAAATTGTATAATAGACCGTATTTCCTAAGGCTTTCCAAAAATCCGGATCCTGAAACTGATCTATATAATTGGCTAACCCTATAAATTCCTTTGCCCCAAATCCGTCCCATTTCATAAAGCTTAATGTCAATGTGAAAAGAACTGGTATTAATGAAAACAAAATTAATCCTATCAATTGTGGAGCTAAAAACGCATAGCCCCAAAGGTTTTGTCGGCCTCTCATCGCGTTCACCCACCTTTTTTAAGATAGAAGGTGAAGAATAACTCCTTCACCTTCGTTTTTATGTCATTCAGATTTATGCTCTGCAATCATTTCTTTTGCTTTTTTCGTTATTTTATCTACAGTAGTCTTGGCATCATCCTTGCCAAGGTACATAAGGTCCATGATGTCATTGACTTCTTTATCCAAGCCTGGGATTGTCGATTGGATTGCATTTGCAAAGCCTTTTTCCCTTGCTTCAATGATGTAGTTTACATGCTCTGGTACATTGGAGCTAGTGATGGCATCATCAATTCCGTTAATGGACGGAATCGCATTTCCAATACCGTTCAGGCGCTGCTCCTGCCCTACTTTAGATGTATAGTAAGAAACAAATTTCATCGCTGCTTCTTTATTTTTAGAATCTTTGTTTGCTGCAAGGTAAGCTGTCGGAA is part of the Niallia taxi genome and harbors:
- a CDS encoding DUF2294 domain-containing protein — protein: MKRLLSQIYNKVSKDLFGAGTTLLKVTIDQNIITLQAKHPRASRSAALEGEVPSLKLEVDFHLSLLFKKKFRTQVEEQTGWNIEAILRDYDSFTQFAFTNIVLK
- the nagE gene encoding N-acetylglucosamine-specific PTS transporter subunit IIBC produces the protein MKAYLQKLGRALMLPVAVLPAAAILMGIGYAIDPSGWGADSPTAAFLIKAGSSILDNIPYLFAVGVALGLSKDKDGSAALSGLVAFLVIKTLLSTDSVAMLQGINPEDVNVAFAKIENAFIGMLSGIVASVMYNKFSKTQLPAAFAFFSGKRLVPILSAVSMLVIAVILLFLWPAIYSGLVSFGTQISKLGAIGAGLYGFFNRLLIPTGLHHALNAVFWFDLAGINDIGNFWNGKGEKGVTGMYQAGFFPVMMFGLPAAALAMYHTAKTKRKKQIASLMLAAGIAAFVTGVTEPIEFAFMFAAPGLYLVHAVLTGFSLAIAAAFHWTAGFSFSGGLIDFILSSRLPLANKPYMLIVQGLVFACIYYTLFRFLITKFNLSTPGREEETAEEAVATAPINNDNKFAVMASEIYEGLGGDANVASVDNCVTRLRIEVKDMNTVNQSKIKATGVPGINIVGPTSIQVIVGTQVQFVADEIEKIRQEEK
- the murQ gene encoding N-acetylmuramic acid 6-phosphate etherase, which gives rise to MTELTGTEHQNPHSVGLDEWSAFEIVQFMNKEDEAVAGAVSGALTQISHAVEAIAARWQLGGRCFVIGAGTSGRLAVVDAVELVPTFSIAQNRWVPLLAGGYEAMWNSLEETEDDDSWIITALKSHSLTQADVVIGVTASGSTPFVLAAAEYAADIGALTVGVSNNESTALTAICDIGIEAPTGPEVIRGSTRLKAGTAQKMILNMLSTATMTKLGKTYQNEMIDMKLINRKLVNRAVQMLINMTAATEEEARSALEDTDYDLKSAAFILLTGSTSKEAKTFLEGSAGHLKKAIQQYFHDVKELRP
- a CDS encoding GntR family transcriptional regulator — translated: MIIKDSHIPIYFQLEMEIKEIVKGLNPGDPISSEREFSEKYDISRMTVRQAINNLVNEGILVRKRGKGTFVAEQKVEQPLSGLTSFSEDMRSRGLKPLTKILSFQQISSDKNIAAKLKIAEGVPVYEVSRLRLADESPMALEISYLPANIITDLTEDTVYASLYEYIENELNLQISHATQTLESSLAQKSECSILQIEEGDPVLLIERFSYLQNGEAFEYVKSIYRGDRYKFVIDMKR
- the nagB gene encoding glucosamine-6-phosphate deaminase, giving the protein MRWIEVDNYEQMSEQAAAVVINLVKEKPEAVIGLATGGTPAGTYKRLVDDYKQNTTSYENIKTVNLDEYVGLEKNSDQSYTYYMDQHLFDHINLKRENIHLPKAETPPYEQDAKDYEQLIEDLGGVDLQVLGIGENGHIGFNEPGTPFSSKTGVVELDPSTREANARYFENKDDVPTHAISMGISTIMKSKKIILLASGAKKAPILYNLFKTDVTEDIPASILKEHPDVTIIADSEALALLKEKEGSVNR
- the nagA gene encoding N-acetylglucosamine-6-phosphate deacetylase yields the protein MSIKSTGESLLLKDLTIYTEDEVIYDGFLLIEQGSIQSYGKTADWKEEKENVQTISFPKGSKLIPGMIDIHIHGAKDADAMDGSKDGLGTIARILPYEGTTSFLATTMTQGQEEIEAAIESIASYMKTDNSPGKAEMLGIHLEGPFINEKRAGAQPLNAIKTADIELFKKWNALACDHIRLVTLAPEKENGLELAAYLKENGIVASMGHTDAVYEEVVDAINAGVNHVTHLYNGMRGFHHRDPGTAGAALLHDELTTEMIVDGVHIHPEIVKLTFKQKGKDKIILITDSMRAKWLEDGISSLGGQKVIVKDGKALLESGALAGSTLKMNDALTNMMAFTGCSLEDVIIMGSYNPARQIGVLDKKGSIKAGKDADLVVLNANNEVVLTICKGIIATKSGGAL
- a CDS encoding glycosyltransferase family 2 protein, with the protein product MNLLSFALKNKNVSDYEIIQHQSKTIDPLVTVVTPVFNNAATIKKTIDSVLNQTLRDQIEYILVDDGSTDKTRSILLDYSSKHPNIKLALLKRNTGTPAFPRNLGIELARAPYISFLDADDWFELSGLEKLYRVLEETGDDYVVGKTVKIRTDGTSIVGEHESSTERRNVPPASIPHIFHHLGPRARMMKTRIIKDNNIQFPAMKFAEDKQFFMDVLACCKTISTTKEVIYYLNRQNENNGSLTSRTNVLDKMKCNQKVIRYFKEKELDSDIKKMILNRLFEFDCFTGFINRYHTLRTNSPTYKQKANDYMKRKAYTWTMKKTLKAANDLDYDITDHFFKPINKVCYELFKKGKYSEIEELFRWHANEKIKSYHFLENKAFFITPLQDPYKYIQIPMYAELTDCIVVNDHIQLHIKAVGDNSVCINELLLRNRQSQASEFIVQASVQNNGEGVLSLPIDWINSLPKSVYNIYLRYNDYQKVQLHIPKLMESLKSAQHKNCHLYSTINQNLALKVK
- the melA gene encoding alpha-glucosidase/alpha-galactosidase, coding for MSKITFIGAGSTVFAKNVLGDCMMVPALEGFEFALFDIDEVRLKDSENMLNNLKNNYNCHVTIKAYTNRKEALRGAKYVINAIQVGGYKPSTVIDFEIPKKYGLRQTIADTVGIGGIFRSLRTIPVMLEFAADMEEVCPDALFLNYTNPMAALTGAMLRYTNVKTVGLCHSVQVCTSHLLKSLGIKAKNVEEKIAGINHMAWLLEVKADGKDLYPEIKRRAKEKQLEKHTDMVRFELMDKFGYYVTESSEHNAEYHPYFIKSRYPELIDRFQIPLDEYPRRCVQQIENWKKMREELVHNSNLTHVRSHEYGSRIIEAVETNIPFKFGGNVLNTGGLISNLPEKACVEVPCLVDRNGILPCYIGELPEQLAALNRTNINTQLLTIEAAVSRKREHIYQAALLDPHTAAELSMDDIVAMCDDLIEAHGNWLPKFE
- a CDS encoding YesL family protein, coding for MLYVNALWMLFTLGGLILFGFFPAAAAMFYLIRQWMDGGDDGPIFSMFVAKFKEYFIQANLLGAIILFAGILLYVDLQFFFQAESTILAIFRYTLLTITFVYLIMLPYLFPLLVEKKRTIKEVLRDMLFMSITRIVQSAVMMIGCITIFAAYSQLAGFFLFFFGSTVALWLTWNVKHAHRNILSKQKNSRMIND